One window of Camelina sativa cultivar DH55 chromosome 4, Cs, whole genome shotgun sequence genomic DNA carries:
- the LOC104781333 gene encoding probable receptor-like protein kinase At5g47070 has translation MSTALPLTTKTISSETCFGVIRREIERSGDQVLPLLFQCAKQLPHKIPLCGTLIGLLNLENEDFVRRMVESVQVDFQYMKEHLIRGREWEEVYHVIYLKFQNHVKLSFAYEELSRATYGFNRELKIGEGGFGSVYKGKILTTGGADSDPPLVVAIKKLNRQGLQGHKQWLAEVQFLGVVNHQNVVKLIGYCSEDGETGIERLLVYEYMSNKSLEDHLFSRGSRTLPWRKRLKVMVGAAEGLAYLHEPKVIYRDFKSSNVLLNDEFCPKLSDFGLAREGPEGDNTHVTTALLGEDGSSNWTWC, from the exons ATGAGTACGGCACTTCCTCTGACTACAAAGACCATATCATCA GAGACTTGTTTTGGTGTTATTAGGAGAGAAATCGAGCGTTCTGGAGACCAAGTTTTGCCT TTGCTATTTCAATGTGCTAAACAATTGCCTCACAAGATTCCTTTGTGTGGGACTTTG ATTGGTTTGTTGAACTTGGAGAATGAAGATTTTGTTCGGAGGATGGTAGAAAGTGTCCAAGTTGATTTCCAG tatatgaaAGAGCATCTGATTAGAGGAAGGGAGTGGGAAGAGGTGTATCATGTTATCTATTTGAAATTTCAGAACCATGTAAAGCTAAGTTTCGCTTACGAAGAACTCAGTAGAGCCACTTATGGGTTTAACAGAGAGCTTAAGATCGGTGAAGGTGGATTCGGTAGTGTTTATAAAGGAAAGATTCTGACCACTGGAGGAGCTGATTCTGATCCTCCACTTGTCGTCGCCATTAAGAAACTCAACCGACAAGGTTTACAG GGTCACAAGCAATGGCTAGCAGAGGTTCAGTTTCTAGGGGTAGTGAATCATCAGAACGTTGTGAAACTCATAGGTTATTGCTCAGAGGACGGCGAGACTGGGATCGAGAGGCTTTTGGTTTATGAGTACATGTCGAATAAAAGTTTAGAGGACCATCTCTTCAGCCGTGGATCACGCACATTACCGTGGAGAAAAAGACTCAAGGTCATGGTTGGTGCAGCTGAAGGATTGGCTTATTTACATGAACCTAag gttatatatagagatttcaAATCATCAAATGTGCTCTTAAACGATGAATTCTGTCCGAAATTATCGGACTTTGGGCTGGCCAGAGAAGGACCAGAGGGGGACAATACTCATGTCACAACCGCA ctGTTGGGTGAAGATGGATCATCAAATTGGACATGGTGTTGA